GGctacaaaataacatttttatgaaTTTCAGATTTATGAATTTATTTAACCTATTTTAAATTCTAGGTAGTAGTTAAAGGATAAATGACATATTGatggtcagattttttttctgctttctatGCATCATACATACGATTTGTCTACCAATGTTGAAATAAGGTAAGTTTAGACATTTACAAGTACATCTGTGTCACTGCTAGCAGAGATATAGACCCACATTCAAGTCTAACACTGAATGAGATACAGTGCCAGACTGAAGAGGGTCATAGAACGCTTTCAGTGAAGAAGCACCTGTTGACAAATAACTAAGGAAAGAGATGAAATATACCTGGATTCCTAGGATGTGACTTGGGGTGGCTTCTCTTCCAATACTTCCACTCAGGTCTTGCAGCATCTTTCAGTTTGGGCTTTTCAGAAAGACTGGAATCTGTATAAATAGCACTATCCACCATCGTGCTCTTAGTTAGGCACATCTCCTCCTCACTTTCTAAAtcagaaggggaagaggaggaggaagaagcagcagcagctgctggttcattttcctttggactttccaaTTCTAGAAGTTGTGCCGTGGGTTTGTTATTGGACTCTTGCAGTTTAGTGCCTCTTTGAGAGACCAAAGATGTGGATAGTAGAGGCCACCAGGCATTGAATTTGGGATGGGAGCAGCCGATACATCCCACATGGACTGGTGAACAGCATACACTGTGACAGTGACCATGAAAGGGGGGGCAGATTAATGGGCATGGCCTTGGCCACCTGTACTTACTTAGCCCATCATCTAAAGCACATGAATGGATGGGGGCTCTTAGAAATCTGCAAGTAGAAGTGTAAGAGCTAGTAGTGTTGTGGGGGTTCATAAACTTTAATCTGCTGCTGAAGGGCATGTGAATCATCTCAACTATCCTTTCCCACATGTCTGGTGGAATCCATAAGGCCACACCTAGTGGTACTTTCACTTTCTTGTCATTCCAAAAATAGACCATGATTTCTTCATCCTCTGAGGCTATTGAAAAGAAAAAGGTAAGATACCATTAGACAGTACTGCTCTGGTTGGGAAAATACTAGTTTCTTGACTGGTCTTAGCACTTTAATACACGTTTTCTACCTTTGTCCAAGAGCAGGAACACCCTCCTGTTCTAACACCTCCTCATCATATACTGTACAATATGAAGGCTGCTATTGAATTTGCCATTGTTATCACAGACCTGGCAGAAGTTTTCCTGCAAATCTGTCCCCATGTGAAAGACACAAGTGGTAATTGTCTGGTAATTTTGGTATTGCAGCCAAATTGGGCCGTGATAATCCAATGACATTTTACCAGTATTTTGATAAGCAAACAGGGCCAAATTGTCAAACATGGGTGGATTATTAGTCTATCTAAATTCCACATGTGGGTGCTCAGATCAGCACTTGGATATATAAATAACCCAGTGCCGATCTGAGCATTCTAACGGGCGCCATCTTCTTAACACTACCCCCATGGGGTTTCCCTATGAATCAGATAATGGAACACATTATCCTTTCCCCAATGGCTGGTGCCCTTGTTTCAGTAAGAAGTTAAATTGAATAACTGCTAAAAGACTAGATGTAGTGGATAGCAAAGGTGCAAATTTAAAAAGTCACTGTTTTCTTAATAAAAGGTAGAGCAATCTAGAAGTTAACTCTCACACTCAAGGTATTACTAAGGAGCACTTTCTAGGGATCCGTTACTAGTTCCCACTACATCCCTTggtataaatttttaaaataaacattgcaaGTTGTACTGATGCTTCTGCTGCAATTGCAATATCAAAAACAGTGTTCATTCTTACCACTTCAGGGGATCCCTTCTTACCTCTCAGGGGATCCCGTGTCTCAATGCCCAGGAGGATGGTTCCAGGACCATATCTGACAAGGTCTGGTTCCCAGGGTGCCAGCACTTTGTCTCCAGGGAGTATGGAGTGCCTCATTCTGTTGACATATTCAAGGATGTCATCCCTGGCTGTTTTTTGCACACATACTGAATACTTGTCACCCGATGCAGGTGGTTTGTCAAACTCTACCAGGAAAGTTCCTCTTTCGCCCTGTTACCAGGAACAAAACAATTATGAGGAAGCCCACCCTGTATACATAATATAAGGCCTTGTACTGCAGTCAGCAGTCCCTTCCATGGCAGCTTAGACTAGGCCTGAACTCTAGGACAGTAGGAATGGTGACAGTAAGCAGCACGTGCTGTGTTAGTCTCTCATCTAGAGAACTGGAAAGAACTACAGGGGATGTTTGTGTTCAGCAGCCTTGGTAAAATACCCCTGTGCATATACGACAACTAAGACCTGTATTTTCTCCCCTGCAAAAGACACTACAGGCCTGAGATTCCATGCCCAGCTGTAATTCATGGGATGCTGCCAATTTCACAAACTACCCTGTACATAGATGGTGACAAAGTACCCAAAGGCAGTTCAGAACTGTTCTCTATTCACTCATGAATCCTTTCCTGTTACATACTGGGTAACCAGGCAttttatcttttagaaaacagTTAAGGAGCTTTGCATCAGCAAGTGAAGCAAGCCACTCCCCTGCTCTTCAGAAAGAATAGgcccttttttctttaaagttttaAGTGCTAACAACTTAATGAATTAAAGCATTCACTAGTGTCTCTGAAAAGACATGCTGTGCCTTGGTTTGCAGGGGAATAAAGCCCTAAGTGTATCCATAACACACTAACAGTTTTCCAACAGTATTGATGTTTATCTGTCTATTCACAACAGTAGGTGTGGCACGGGCCATAACACCACAAAATTAATCTAAACGTGGCTCAATGCCCAGCACGACTGGCTCAGAAACAAAGAGCCTgtccctgcaaggtgctgagagccCTGAGTCGCAGCAGGAGCCAAGGCTTCTTGCAACTTTGCAGGATGGGCCCAACTGGGGCAAAACGACCTTCCAAAAAAACATCAGCGCTGGTGGAAGAATGGGACGCCAAAGCGTTACAGTAGCATAGCGTCACAGCAGGAGCTTCCCTAAAGAGATCAGTCTGGTAGTCCCTATCGGACAAGCAGCTGCCTTGTTTTCTGAATAATGGGCATATCCCGACTTTCCACAAGCCAACAGTCCCTTTTGCAGACTAGAATAGCTGCCAGAAAGTCCGACATCAGGAAGAGAAGGCCCAGCAAAGGAGGCATAGAGGCTGCATACAGGTGTCATCTCAGCCCATACCTTTGTTATCCGGAGCAGACTCATACAGTATGCTCTTAATCAATAGGTACAGTAGGATGGGCTGGACCACTGGACACTACTGCCCGTATACATGGTCTTTAATCCACTGGAGCTATATAATCACAAATGCAGATGCTCTGGTTGTGACTTGCCTCCTGACTTCATGCAACAGCCTACATCAGAACCGACAGAAATGATGCACAGACCCCACTGCACAGCTGATCTGCCTTTGCACCcccccacccagttccacccATAGCAGGGGTTCAAGTGGTGGAGAGATGCTACTGGGGGGCATTCTGCAATCCATGAATTTGACCCTTTGTGAATCTCTTCTGGGAGAGTCCAGGGTCTGATCCATGTGACTTCCTACAATGAACAGATCTCACTGTAATGGGGGCACACAGTAAATTAAGAATAGCTATACAAGATAGGTGAGCCAATAATCACTTGCCTCTATCTCCTGTTTTATCGTACCAAGATAATAAAACCCATCAGATTCCCTTCTTGCTAGAACAGGAACATGAGCAATGTCCACTGATTTTTCCCACACCTTCAGCCCCTTACATGCTGTGTCAGGGAAATGTGGACAGTGGCCGATCCATGAGCAccttgaataaaaagaaaagggttaGTGGTGAGAGCAAACGGCTTCCATAAGTCAAACGAAGACAATCTATTAACCTTCAAGGGTCAGATCCCGGGCCCTGGTGGACCTGTTTTGTTCCACCCCTATGGTGTAAAGCAGGCATAAGGAGCTGGCTGAGGATTTGCCTGTGCAGGAGATTCCCTTGCTTGCATAACTCAAGCAGCTCCTCTCAGCCTCACACCACTGTGCGGGAGGGTGTTTGGAAGGATCACACTGTGATCCTAGTTTGGTATAACCTACAGCAGTAgttgctctaacttatgctcTAACAAACTAGCCTCTAACTGCCCTTAACATCAGGTTAACAAGAGGTGTCCCAAGTTCccttgaagcattcccctgtgatatccagacCCTGTACTGGCTACTCTCAGAAATCCCAGCTCCTTTGCCCTCAAAGGAGCAGTGTGCCCCAGTTTACCACTTTTACCCTAAATCACTTTTGTATAAAGTACTGCATttaaataaaccttcttttgTTTTATCATAAGAAAGAAGAGAGACTCCACTAGAAAAAAGAGACAGTAATGGAAACATCCAGTTACAATAGAAAACAAATCATAAAATGCAAACTAGGGCCTACAGTTTATTAATAGTTACTTTTCCTAGCTAACAaagcaccccacccccagttcagtctgttgcagagttGGCTGGCATCACAGGAACCAGGATCCAATTTTTCATAAAACCTGCCCCCCATTCAACAACATGTCTCCTCAATGAATGGATACAAGGAGTCTTTTTCCATCATGTGTTACACTGAATCAGTCTTtcgtatttattcacacacaggGCATTGTCTGTTGTTATGGTCCTTTTcacctccaagtggttttgattgtttgcagttgtctttgatggttttccaaTGACTGTTCTGGGACAGGGCATTATATCACCAGCTGAGCAGGGAGGGATGACAACTCCCTCCCACTCGAGTGGGCTATCACCCAATCATACGATGTTTTCTGACCAACTTTAAGATGATACAACATAGTTTTCAATATAGTTAAATTATGCCTTAAATATTACCCGTacacacatctcacaatgattatgagtaTTAttaagttacaagctttcagtagagaccttacatgCTACCTTTCATGGAAAAATACCACGAAAGGGATGTATTaagtgtagtgagtttgtcagatcTGAGAAgagttgcttgtaaagaacagCTGGCGCCAATGGGCCTGTCTCTTTAGTTTGTGGACTTACTTCATAGCTTGTTTTCAGTCGTCAATAGTGTTGCAGAAAATTTTAATCAGTAATGGTCTATAAAGCTGACAATGAAAAACATTGTGGCAATTCTCAAACTATCTTCAGTTTGCTAATTTGTCAAGATGGGTAGAGACGAAGTGAGAAAGCAAATGACAGACACAAGCAAGAACTTTTTATTACCTTTGTGGGATGAGAAGTCTGGTAACCCAAGCAGGATGCACCATGGAAGACCCACTAGAGAAGGGATCGATATTAGTTAGAAAGTTGCTGCATGAGAGTTTATCTAGTGCTGTCATTGCTCTGCAGTACTTGTGCTCTGTAAACAAGGATCTTCCTGGATTCTCCATTCCCCCATAAGCAGTTACCTACAAAATGGAACTGTGATAATTTTATATTTGATGTGAATAAACACAACGTACCAGGTTTTAAGCAAATATACACAGTAGTTAGATGATGATCACAATGACTTACATTTTCTAGTGGCTCCCAAAAGAGTTTTACATAAGAACATGAATCAAAACTTTGCCTACCActgaaaatgcagccacttctggtgtGAAATATAacaactgtttaacagtgcagagCAACAGGAACTGAAGATTAAGGTACTCAGTTGAAATTACAGGGGGGATTTAGGTAGCTGGAATGTAATTCACCAGACTTGAATTTGGCCAGGAGAAGTCAGTGTGGTTAACACCCCTATACtatccaaaacccactgatgtcaataagagcctttccattgacttcaaaggactttGAATCAGACTTTTACAAAAGGTGATTGGCACCTTAGCAACATTAAATAAACTAGAAAAGTCTTCGGGAATTTCCTGTTTTAAATCAAGTCCTCCATAGATTAGTGCCCTCGAACACCACTGAGAGACTCATAGTTATGCCACCTCAGGAATCAACACCATCACCTGCTGCACCTGCATTCTTCCTAAAATGATTTCCATCTGTGTCCTGTCCCAACCCAATCCTACATATTTTATGAGCTATGACCAAAATCATAGCTGGAGCTGATATAGCTGAATGAGCTCGAAGACAGCTTTTGAATGTAGCACTAGATTAATGTTGCCTGTTACTTGTGTTATAGTGATGTATTTAAGGGGCAATCATTTGATCTTGCAGCTGTTCTGTCATGTTTTATGATGAAAGGTTATGCTTTTAGCAAGAGAAGGAAATCATGGCTCACATATGACAAGTGAAGAGATAACTATTCTGTGGCTGTCAAGTTAAGATTTACAATGCTATAGCTACCTTGTAACCTGGGTAAGATTTAGCAGGACATTTCTATTCTAACTAGATTTTttatattactttaaaatatttatacatgGGGTAAAATTTTCTAACTGAAAGACAATTGGACTATGCTCCTAAATTACATTTGCaaatggaatttaggctcctatgTTATTTAGCTGCATTTGAAAAATGTTACCTGTGGATTTTACTCTCTCATTTTCTCTGGTATAAAAGACTATCATCTGGCTGCTCTTTTGATAAATATGGTCAGATTTCAGCAAATTCTTATTTAACAAACCAGTGTTTTATATAAACTCCCAACTAGATCATAAATTGCAACAGGATCACAGATTGCAACAATTATTGTAATAATCTCTGCAAAACTTGTGTCTGCAAATAAGCAAATAATGTCAAGGATATTGATTACTTTACAAGCATACTGATTCTTACacataaatattaatgaaaaaattAATGTAATGTAAAGCTAGACTTTGTATTGATgttcaaattaattttatttttaacttaacattaaaaaaattttttgcagtgaatttagtgctggggAAAGATATTGGCCAGACAGCCCTGAGGAGCAAAGTCCCTtcttatccacagaacagatacagcatgGGCAGAGGAGAGCAAAGACACAGGTGACTTgtataaaattatattattttaatttttaaaatactgagcaGCTTCAATTACTTAGATACAGTGGTTCTGGAAACTGAATATATTGAACTTACCAGATATTGAGAGTGCCCAATCTTGTCGTCCCACACCTGGCCTGACTTCAGAAATCCTGCCCTTTTGCCTGTTCAGTGTGAAAAGTCATTTGTTGCTAGTGTTTTCCAGTTACTAAGCTGGTTGCCATAGATTCATTACCAACAGGAAGTGACTGTGTTGAAGAAAGCCACGCATGCACGTACATGAGTGTTTCAGCCAACAGCCAAAGGAACGGTAGTCCCATAGATGATCATCTAACACATATCCATTCTATTTTAAATGTGACAGACATAATCCATTCGATCAAAGTATCAGTTACCGTGGTGGGGTCATAGTGTAGGAATGCATTGTGCATATACAGTCTATTTTGCACCCTTGAATGACCAAACACAATTTTATTGACCAAGACAGGGTCATATGAACCTGTgggattaaaataaaaatgcctaTATGAGGTAACAAAAGTGCTGCAGTGCAGTTAGGGCAAAAGGGAAGTGGTTGAGCTGGTGTCAcatcactttacaaacattaagtcaTTAAGCCTCACATCCATCTACTAGGTAGATAATAATACAGTATGCtgtgtattacagtaacacctcAATGCCCCAAAGAAGATCAGAGCCCCATCgtggtaggcactgtataaacagtaAGAGGGAGTTCCAACCCctaagagctcacagtctagacTAGACAGATAAGGGGTCAGAGGAGACACAGATAGGtgaagtgatttatttttatttgtattgcagtagcacccgcctcattgtgctaggcagtgtacAAAAACTTAACAGAGACAGCcactgccccacagagcttccaGTCTGACTTTcctaaggtcactcagcaggtcaaTGTCAGAGCCTGGAACATAACCCTGATTTCCTGAGTTCCAGTCAAGGGGCCACCCACTGGACAATACTGCCTCCCTCCCATTTTCAGGTGAGTAAACAGAGATTTCTTAACCTGGAATAAGATCTAGGAGTCTTCCTGATTGTTGATCCCTGCTCTGACCTCTAGATCTGTCTCCTCTTCCATAACATTAATGAATTGTTGCAAAGGCATTTCATTGCTcctctgctgggtttttttacattcatCCGCTACACATATGAAATCCAGTACTTAATTTgttccagggctgagccccggcacctctaggcttggcagttcatagccctggcacctctgggtttgctgcatgaattatgaatgtaaaaaaattgctcgagccccggcacctctttcactACAAATTAAGCACGGATGAAATCTCATTGCCAGCTAGTGAAACAAGATCTACTTTCGAGCTGTTTCATCAGAATTGTATTTCATAGTCTTTTAACCAGATGATTGTCCTAAGGAAATGAATTTAAAACAAGTGGATGACTAGCAGAATTACTTCTGATCCCTATTGTCTTGGAAAATAGCTTGGAAATATAGTGTCCAAAAGCTTGGAAAATAGTCATGCTGTCTTCCTCCTCCTGAGAGGAACTCAGGCATGAAGTCATGGGGGCTCCaatgttttgaaaatcaggccacttactcAGAAACCTGAATGTGGACTTGAAGATCCTATTTTTGAAACTCTTGGGCTTAAAGCTTTGTTTTCACTCAGAAAAGAGCAAAGATAAGCTTGGTCATGACCAGGTCCAGTGTGGGCTGTAGCAGCAACAAAGCTTTTAAGCCTTCAAAAACAACAGTGGAGATTTCAAGATTTCAAGTAGAATGGAGAGAGCTACGTGTGCACTAGAGACCTGCCTCACACGTAAAGGGATAGTACTGCAAATAGTGATTAGTAGACTaatgttccttttctgtgccATGGTAAAACTAGCTTTTTGCTTCCATAAACCCAGTAGCGTACAGATGACTGCTGGGCCTCAAGGAAAAGCCACATCTGGTTTAGATTATCAGGTGCTAATGACTTTTTCCTCAGTACTTTGCTGCACCCATGTTGCAGTGGCTCTCATTATGGTATGTGGAGAGCCTTTTTATTGAATATCAATAAAATAGGACTGTAAATAATATAGCACCTTTCAACCCAAGGGATGTCAAAGCTCTTTGCAAACTATGGGCTAAATCTTCCTCATCACTCTCATGTGAGTAGGCCCTAACTAGAAAACTTTGCTGAAAATACAGCTAGCTGCAGCTAGCTGTGGGGTGAAATGGAGCAGCTATTTAAGAGTGCAGAGCAACAATTTAGGACATGAAGTGAAGAAAACATTATCCCAGTGAAAGTGCAGCGGCATACAGGCTTACATGATGTCATTCCCCAgcgccagattctgccacccctcctctgagtagtatcttactatGTCAGTAAGTAAATCCATATTCAGTGATTTTCAACAAGACGACTCATGAACTAAGCTCATTGACAGCATGGGTGATGGAATCCAGCTCACAGATTGGAGTTTGGCCAGGAAAAAAGGGGTTTAAAACCACAGTAAGACTTCCAGGTTTCAAGTACAAAAAAGAATGGGTTAACAAAAGGATAGAGCTGCATTTCCAAAAATGCTGCATTTTTCCACATTCAGGTAACtattttgaaaagtgtttttacccctttttaataaataataataattcacttTTATAGTGCTTTATatgagtagatctcaaagtatttcAAAAGGtcactatcctcattttacagttggggaaactgaggcacatggggGACACTGACTTGCTGAAGTTCACCCAGCGTGCCTGTGGCAAAACTGGAGTCCCAGGCTATAGCCACTAGACCAATACACAAgcaactttaaaagaaaaattgggGAGGTGTGAAAATGAGCAGGAAATGAAACATCCCTGAAAACAAACAGAAGCTGAGCCCCATCAATGAGAAGGTTacactttatttaaaatatgcagaCTGAAATGGCATATATATTTGCTCCTTTCTGAAAAATGAAACGTAGTCCTACTTTCGGTTTCCAACTAACAAagttaaaggatttttttctaatttccatGAATTAACTAAAATAGTTTACATTTCATTTTCTTGTAGATTAGTATTTCTCATCTCAATGTAATTCCCTGTAGCTTAATTTAAACTCTTTTCCCAGTAGACTGGTAGGGATGTGTGCTTTGTACAGTTCATAAAATGTGTCAGTTTCACAGAATTATTTGTGTCACCAATAATGTGATTGTTATTAGCCTCAGCTGTGATTATTTTTCTTCCCTGGAGCAGTTCAGATAGTCCTCAAAACTGGATCTCTCTGGCCATTGCCTTGGAAGTATGGCCCAGTTCCAGGTTATTCTTCTCTGTCACTGCAGAATCACTGCACAGAACGGATTGTAGATGGTGAATGTATTTTATTGCAGCTCGAAGTGTTTCTACTTTGCTGAGCCGTTTCTCTAAGTATTCCTCAGGCAGATGACGTCGGAGTTTGGCGTATCCTTCGTTGACACACTTAACCCTCTGCCTTTCCCTTTCATTCCTTTTTCTGATGAAAGCTGGTCCGTAAGAACAGTCACCTCTGCCATAATTAGCCTGGGCCACTTGGTAAGGAAAGTTGCAAGGATCCATGTAGAAGTTCTCTGTGATCAACTGCTCGGATGTAAAAGGAAGTAGTGGCAAATCCTCAGAGCAAGTGAACTGGGTCGGTGTCTCAGGGTACACATGAAACGTGACAAAAGGGTCCCCACTGAAAGGCCTAGTCACTTGTACATGTTGTGAGTCGTAGATGGACAACGTGTCCATGAAGTTACAGTAGCTTTTACTATCCATTGGGTTTTGTGTTTAACCTGAAAATGTATATTTGCACATTAACTGAATGATTCATACACTACAACTACTTAAATGAGTTAAGTTCTATTACTGACATAGACAGTAAACTAttaggggcagggattgtctttttgttctgtgtttgtacagcgcctcacacaatggggtcttgatccatgactagggctcatGGGTGCTACAATTaaacaaattataaataataattttccagAAGGAGGGATTTTAATGCATTTCTGATATTATCAAATGATGTGGGAGGTTGTCACATGGTATGTAATGATGTCCTAACTGAATAGCATCcttcacatacacacaaaagtGCATAATCACCAGCATACGCTATAGAAATTTACTAAGCATTGACTAAAGATAAAGTAATCCCTTCCGCCTCCTAAAGGAAACCACAGTTAAGCTACACTGAGAGCTCAAATTTACTTGGCATTTGTAATACCAGATCCTCTTCATTTCAAAACATATGTCCAGCTCAGTCTGAAATTGACAAAAAATACTTATTGCTggcattatataaaataaaactggCTGAATTTTTGTTCCTTCCTCCTGTGCCTCCAGTGACCTCAATCTCCTTCAATTCCCTCTTCAACCCTCACCACTTTCAGTTAGCATTCTGCCACTCAGAGAGACACAGGCACTGCCATATACCCATCACACATTGGCAAAGTAAACAGCCTCTCCATCCCATCATTCCCTCCAAAAACCATTACAACTCAAGTGCCTGTAACCTTCACTGAGCCAAACAACACATTCATTAAGAGTTTTAAACTCTCCCCTTATTTTGTCTTTTCACCGACATGTTTGATGTTTTCACTCACTGTATTATGTTGCAATTAGATTGAAAACTCCTTTGTGCAGGGACCTCAATCTTATCTTTATGTCTGTAAAGTGACACACTGGTTCCACAGGTCTCCTCTGAAGGGGATTCCTTATGGATTCTTGTACCCAGGATTGTTTTGCAGAGTccgtcccccacccctccacctcccattgAGACGGGATTATTTGAGGATCATTTTAATAGCCAGTATTAAACAATGCTAATGAAAGTTGTTCAGATTACATTCCAGCTGtacaaacattttgtttgcttgttagTTTTATTAGGGAGAGGGGTTTCTACAtggtaaaagtggcaaagagtcctgtggcaccttatagactaacagacgtattggagcataagctttcatgggtgaatacccacttcgtcggatgccgcttttatagatccagactaacacggctagccCTCTGATACTTGTCTACATGGTAAGTGAATGAACTTCCCTTTGGAGTATTGCATGGAGCCGCACTTGCTTTAATTCATGATGGCCCATTAGAGGACCACATACTCTCGCTACACCTGCCTGACAGCAGATATGACAGAACCAATTGTCCAGGATTTGTATTTAACCATTAAAATCACACTTGGAAGTTTGAGAGAGACAGTAAAAT
The nucleotide sequence above comes from Caretta caretta isolate rCarCar2 chromosome 6, rCarCar1.hap1, whole genome shotgun sequence. Encoded proteins:
- the C6H11orf16 gene encoding uncharacterized protein C11orf16 homolog isoform X3 codes for the protein MENPGRSLFTEHKYCRAMTALDKLSCSNFLTNIDPFSSGSSMVHPAWVTRLLIPQRCSWIGHCPHFPDTACKGLKVWEKSVDIAHVPVLARRESDGFYYLGTIKQEIEGERGTFLVEFDKPPASGDKYSVCVQKTARDDILEYVNRMRHSILPGDKVLAPWEPDLVRYGPGTILLGIETRDPLRASEDEEIMVYFWNDKKVKVPLGVALWIPPDMWERIVEMIHMPFSSRLKFMNPHNTTSSYTSTCRFLRAPIHSCALDDGLSKYRWPRPCPLICPPFHGHCHSVCCSPVHVGCIGCSHPKFNAWWPLLSTSLVSQRGTKLQESNNKPTAQLLELESPKENEPAAAAASSSSSSPSDLESEEEMCLTKSTMVDSAIYTDSSLSEKPKLKDAARPEWKYWKRSHPKSHPRNPGISIPSSKCTKGKAESRAIFCLDMYPVAPTNQSAMFETIEQSQKKHFTLKDVLIHHDFKPSLGPQATPCLEKLGENQIERERQRKACMEQKRKKKFWQQTWEHEREQQAEEKYYTAQEHRRYITQEKAAAAF
- the C6H11orf16 gene encoding uncharacterized protein C11orf16 homolog isoform X1, whose translation is MENPGRSLFTEHKYCRAMTALDKLSCSNFLTNIDPFSSGSSMVHPAWVTRLLIPQRCSWIGHCPHFPDTACKGLKVWEKSVDIAHVPVLARRESDGFYYLGTIKQEIEGERGTFLVEFDKPPASGDKYSVCVQKTARDDILEYVNRMRHSILPGDKVLAPWEPDLVRYGPGTILLGIETRDPLRASEDEEIMVYFWNDKKVKVPLGVALWIPPDMWERIVEMIHMPFSSRLKFMNPHNTTSSYTSTCRFLRAPIHSCALDDGLSKYRWPRPCPLICPPFHGHCHSVCCSPVHVGCIGCSHPKFNAWWPLLSTSLVSQRGTKLQESNNKPTAQLLELESPKENEPAAAAASSSSSSPSDLESEEEMCLTKSTMVDSAIYTDSSLSEKPKLKDAARPEWKYWKRSHPKSHPRNPGISIPSSKCTKGKAESRAIFCLDMYPVAPTNQSAMFETIEQSQKKHFTLKDVLIHHDFKPSLGPQATPCLEKLGENQIERERQRKACMEQKRKKKFWQQTWEHEREQQAEEKYYTAQEHRRKKLLQHFENEDKKVKEQDIKQNQTMKTKQLTQQRTNLKMQTMAEDDRQKGQQRLAHLQQVKKTHDQREFNKCIAEEIKKKQSQEARRRRVETQYKLMAEKIFQDEKQKGK
- the C6H11orf16 gene encoding uncharacterized protein C11orf16 homolog isoform X2, which codes for MVHPAWVTRLLIPQRCSWIGHCPHFPDTACKGLKVWEKSVDIAHVPVLARRESDGFYYLGTIKQEIEGERGTFLVEFDKPPASGDKYSVCVQKTARDDILEYVNRMRHSILPGDKVLAPWEPDLVRYGPGTILLGIETRDPLRASEDEEIMVYFWNDKKVKVPLGVALWIPPDMWERIVEMIHMPFSSRLKFMNPHNTTSSYTSTCRFLRAPIHSCALDDGLSKYRWPRPCPLICPPFHGHCHSVCCSPVHVGCIGCSHPKFNAWWPLLSTSLVSQRGTKLQESNNKPTAQLLELESPKENEPAAAAASSSSSSPSDLESEEEMCLTKSTMVDSAIYTDSSLSEKPKLKDAARPEWKYWKRSHPKSHPRNPGISIPSSKCTKGKAESRAIFCLDMYPVAPTNQSAMFETIEQSQKKHFTLKDVLIHHDFKPSLGPQATPCLEKLGENQIERERQRKACMEQKRKKKFWQQTWEHEREQQAEEKYYTAQEHRRKKLLQHFENEDKKVKEQDIKQNQTMKTKQLTQQRTNLKMQTMAEDDRQKGQQRLAHLQQVKKTHDQREFNKCIAEEIKKKQSQEARRRRVETQYKLMAEKIFQDEKQKGK
- the ASCL3 gene encoding achaete-scute homolog 3; translation: MDSKSYCNFMDTLSIYDSQHVQVTRPFSGDPFVTFHVYPETPTQFTCSEDLPLLPFTSEQLITENFYMDPCNFPYQVAQANYGRGDCSYGPAFIRKRNERERQRVKCVNEGYAKLRRHLPEEYLEKRLSKVETLRAAIKYIHHLQSVLCSDSAVTEKNNLELGHTSKAMAREIQF